ttaatgtgaatTTGTAAAGTTACTTCAATTGTTTCtattttcattcaatttatttaatctgcCTACTGAATATGCATATGGGAAAATATTCTTTCTATGTTTGCATTATGAGCTAGaatagcaaatatttattgatacagTTTCAGTAATTCGGAATACTGCTCTCAActgtcataatttttttaagaatttatccACTTATCATAACAGAATACCATACCattccatttatttaattgtttttcctaTATTGTCTTTAATCCAACTGTTTgatcaaataatttagaatcatCAATGTTATTGctggttttttttcatataaagaCATGTACTTTCAACTTTTTCCCATTGTGGTAGTGTGTTTAAGTTCATCCAAGAAATTATAGACATTATTGATAATGGctgaatcaatttttttttaataatcatattaagctgttttaataaaattcaattacttcagaattaaaatttttaaaattattttttgaaatttcatcTGCTTGAAGTAGTGATTTCTAACTTAGAggtataaattttcttttatgttgtttatctattatttttgcaGTTTCTTTTAATGTACCAGTTACTTCAATcatacttttttcaatttcttaatatcattttgaaaaatgcttAGTcgactatgtataaatattaagcaaaTTTCACCCATAGAATCAGTagaaaattttgtaattgtttttctattgCCGGAAAAGGAGATAACTAACGAGTTTTTGAATGActtagtatttaaaagtaattttgcacataaaaatcacaaaattctttaaaatctcTCTGTTTAgtgtatatagaaaaataattgaaaaatgttatgactTTTGTTTCTGtatcaaatgataaaatatctttacaattatgcattatatatgaTTGGCATCGTATTCTCATTAATGGTTGGTTTTaacttaacattaataaaaacattatttttcccTTGCCTTTTAAACCTCAAAAATTAGTGTTTGTATTGTCACCCCAAAATGCTATGCACTTTTTATTATCAAGTAAGAGTGTTTTGAgagtatttttacaaaaaaaagaaattgtatCTGAAGTTTCATTCGGTAAGGAATCTGCtttcaaaagtttatattgaatatcattatatttatcaaaatattgaagaaTAAAGGAATAATTTGATTGCTTCATGATTATGAGAGTCAGTAGCTATACTATAAAAAGATATTTCACTTATTTCttttacaatttgtttgaCACTAAATGGTGCAAGAACATAAGTATTCAAAGAGGCTGTTTTTGTTCTGGCTGATGAACCTTCAGTGCCATTTTTGAAGCTGCATATAAAATGTGCATTAATTTGGCGAAACATACGCTGATATAAAACTTTGGTTATGAAGTACAGTATGGTAAGCTTGAGTAAATTGGCTGTATAAACCTAAGTTTCTTCATTTGAATTAGGTTTTACAGAAAAattacttgatttttttttttcaaagaccgactacacttatttttaatttatatttttttgattttaaatgatttataatatctcaGATCAACTACCatgttcaataattaaaaatgaatggtACAGTATGCATTCGACTTTTGTTTCATAAcgacctttttttatttttttatgaaatcccATTCTTTAGAATAATCACTTTTATAAGTACATTGACGTTTAggcatatattaaattattatagtaaaaaattaaatagattagGATAAATGAGTACAAACACcaagaaataataaagaataaactGTTGTGATCACACACATCTTACAACTCAACTTTACTGATGGTTTAatacgtaattattttataactaattattattattcatcatatCAATGTTTATTGACTGTTGCTTATCATCtgtatgaaattttcaaatacgaacaaataaattctataaacagATTGGATGAATTGAAAGTGACTTACATCCAATATTATCCTCGCATGTTTAcacaaactaataaataatatgataaaaactaGAAAACATAAGAtaccataacatttttataaattttaacataatttaatatgaattcatattaatacattgaaCCGGGATATATTGAAGTCCTGTTAAAGATTTTTAGGATGACTggagaaatttttaaaaaccaggACACCTTACTTTTTCTACAGAATTAATTAAGCGGATTAGATAACGGCCTCCTTATAAGAATTATTAGTACTTGCCAATATATTTtccttgtattttttataattatttttcaaagttatgtttatattaatggcatactaattattattataatatatgtaatgttACTAGCCCTCTGGTCTAGTAAATGAAACAAAACTCAACTGTGTTTGGTGtttctataaaaacaattaaagtttattgattatataatatattatattaattattgtacattaaatttcataatttacttacctataaaaacaataaagaaaCAACATTTAAAGCCCTTATTTCTGATTGTTTCTTTACTTGTTAAACAggtgcttataataatataataataacatggtttttaaaataaataaatattataataaaaaatgttcatactgttaacatgataatataaataatatgatagaacattacattaataataattaatatatgatatgagcattacaataataatacttaatatggTTGTGGCGACCTCTAGCAGTTTGGTCGGTAGAGCAAACCATACATATTAAAGGAAAACAATCATGTGTGACATAGTTTtctttacacacatatatatatatataatatatatatatatatttttatcctatacattttatacacttttacTTTTGGGTAattctgtaattttttaaaatgtttgatttagtTGATGGTGAACTGATACCCgaagacaaaatatttatagacaataaaCCTAGAGCAGAGGATGGAGAATCGATTGCTCTTAAAATTAACATCCAAGAATCTGgtgaaagtaaatttttatttgactttattgaattaattttattgataataatcataaatatgatatttaatttaggtacACCCAACCTATCACTTGAAAATAAAGAGTTGGTTGATAATAAAGAATCTGTTGAAAGTAAGAACATCTTgtcaaataagtttttaattgtataattaaaaaaaatacaacttttgATTtaggaattaataaaaatttgctaGAAGACAAAACGTGCATTTACAATAAACCTGATTCAGAAAATGGACTACCGCCAACTACTACTGTTGAGAAACATGTCAATGAAATGTTGCCATATATCCTTATACCATTGGAAGAGACTGTAAGCAATAGAAAGCGTTACCAAAATCAGAACGAAACGTCAAACGAATatgaaaattctttttttaagaaaataaaatttgaagttaCAAATGATAATCAGTTTCAAGAGATGTGGAAGAGTCTTCAACAAAACTCTTCAAATTTTGATGGATgggttaatatattacatgtgGTTAATTGCcaaaatattgtagttaaCGCTAGAATGGCTTACTCTAAATTTTTAGAACTATATCCACTTTGTTACGgttattggaaaaaatatgctaattttgaaaaaagaaataataatttaccagagtttaaaaaagtattagaaAATGGTTTAAATGCCATTCCTAGAAGTGTTGACTTATGGATTTATTACATGTCATATCTTAGATTGGAACGTAGTAATGAAAAGGAGCATATTCGTTATCAGTTCGAAAGAAGTTTGAAAATGTGTGGATTTGATTATCGTTCTGATCAGCTATGGCATGATTACATATCATGGGAAGTAgagaaaaatgaattatctAATGcagttaatttatactatcGTCTTCTTCGTGTACCAACTTcgaactatttaaaaaatttcttcAAATTTCAAgagtttatattcaaaaaattaccagaaaaatatttaggtctACCAGATTTTCTCGAAAGacgaagtttaataattacagaaCTTGAACAAAGCAATAGTAGAGAGTCGTTGGGTGAAGATTCTATACCACCCGGTGAAGATTCGACACAGATAGCTGAAATTACCGAAATTAGTATAGTGTCTGCATTAAGGATTCAGATTATTGAATTATGGTACAGTATTCACAAGGAAACTGCTAAAGAATTTGAAAGTAGACAAATATTTGAGGAAAATATACGAAGAAATCACTTTCATGTAAAGGAGTTGGAGTCTGATCAGGTAAAAAATTGGGAAAACTATATTAAGTTCGAGAGAAAAGAGGGAAACCATGAACGCATTATTTTTCTCTATGAAAGATGTTTGATAACTTGTGCTTCAAAGGAAGGACTTTGGTTAAATTATTTGGAATATTTATCTTCTGAAAATTTTAGTGATACTAATTTGTTAGTTGACGTATTCAAAAGATCATTATTCCATCATCCAAAGTCACTctcactaaatttaaaatattttgatttttccgAGAAGAAAGGTTGGATTGAAAAAGCTATTGAAACAATAACACAAATTGGGTTCATTTATCCAAATGCAAAGGATGTTGTTATTAGAATGATAAATTTAGCTAGAAGAAAGCAAGATGGGaccttaaaaactttatttgagCATCATTTAAAATGTCCTCATTCAAAGTCTTTTTCCAGTTATATTGCTGTAAAATATGCACGTTTCGTTTGGAAACACGATTGTCAGTTAAATCTTgcgtttgatattataaatgataccatacaaaataatagcaTCAGTGTCAATGATAATCTtgagatttatttaatgtatgttgAATTGCAAATGGAATTAAATCCAAAAGATCATGTATtggttataaaaacaattgatgatataatattggaatgtcaaataaataagcaaaaacttatattttcaaaaaaaaaagtggaatACATCGAAGATTATATTCAAGACTATGAAATATTACGTTTAGCTAAGATTGAATAcaagaatttaaaaagtttaaattctaaaaagaaaaggtcaatacatttaagtatttcaaTGGAATAATAACATGGAAAACCAGCTAATTCACACCTATATatctcataatttattaagcacTTATCTAAATTTctagaaaattaattgatttacaaaaaatcatttacCATGTACctggttaaaaaatattaggtaaaaaatattattaatgaaacattttattgtttactaattatatataattattatgttactgtCAAAGTGAATAACTCGAGCATTTTAAcacaaatgcatttaaaaaaaaaatacataataaatacattatatttgggAAAAGCTGATATTGCATACTGTCCCCAGTTGGACgcaatgcaatttttttttttattatctatattagtaGAATTCTTTTAAACACATgtctctataataataagattatcaattatgttttttaactttGGTTTCAAAGTAAtgtctgtattataatactgtgttTGACGttgatatcttataatatagtgaaaatgataatttacatgcatattgcatttttattggGATATGACAAATGTATTACGAATAACAATGATCAACTTTAGACCAGTTAAAAGTGTTTAAACTACATAATTCAACTGATTGGTCTTGATTCTTCTGTTTTgtctcataattttttaaaattgtatgaaaaattaaatattcttttgaatagaataattcaaatattgtgtCTGGGTCAAGTTGAAacacaatgaaatattattttttattattgttttatactaaCTGATCATGCAGTGTTGGTagcgaaaaattaaataactgttaAATGTATCCTTTCTTAAGTTccgttaaatttacaatgcCTGTGCAAAGTGAATGATTATTCACATTAtatccattaaaatttaacactgtACTACAATGCCCAAAAATACACTTTGACTATTTTTACACTttgattataacatttatttacaagcatattacctttatttaaaagttatttagagattttattattatttatatgattatatatataagtatgtacattatattaagtgTGCTAATtaacatatacctacaatttaattaataatttaataaaatcaaacttttttgtctttatataaaaataatgtacaatatttcaattgatGTATAAATGAATCTTACATAATTTGAAGAATATATTTCCTATactctaaaatttaatacctaggaaatactataaaacttgattattataaagacattatttatcaataaattttttttttaagttccaGAGAAcgcaattgttttttttttttattattattttattatttacagacTGGCTTCTATAATGATCATGTGGAAATGTTGGCTTATAAATGTGtagatgaaaattattttattatgattagttATGCAATTATacttctttaaattatttaaacactaCATTAatcttgtaaattataattaatgatttgattaatttaaatataaatagtataagataatattagattctgaattttatcatgatgtattttttttcttttgtacaCAATAAGTTGTcaataaattgcattaaatttaaaaaatgaggaTGGTGTtggatataaaatacttaaaattgaccagtatttatttttataattgaaaaattcaacGATAAATTAAGGAAAACAGGAGTTGCTatgaaaatctattatttcacaaaaaagattttgttatttttttatgcaactaaaacaaataactgtaaatacttgaaattatcatcttgtattaaattattaaaatatttcatttatttctgagctctataagttatttaattttcaattaaaaaatataaaaactcaataatcacaatgtttttttataagcgtttaaagttAGAATTTTGACAGTATcactaaaaatagtaaattaatttgtagtaagaaattcataaaaaaatttatttttatagctatatgtagaaaaaaaattaccagaaAGCCAaagctaaattaattttttatgagtatttcaggtttaaatatttataacattcaaCATTTAcccgtaaaataattatttatcctcaatcaattattgataatctattatatttttaaaaaaaaaaattaataaataataataataacagtagatatatgaaattttcatttaatgtttatagtttaattttcatagtacaataaaatgataaagtaattttaactcTTTTTGAGgcatggaatttttttttttttatgccgataaaaaaaaattatttgttagatcacaattcttgaaaatttaatacgaaaTCCCACATAGGTTGTTTTTtatctgttaaaatattaaaaatacatagtcatacatttttttcatttgaagattacaataaattccaaattattttgtagtcaaAATTCATAAGAACTTTTAATCTTATATCAAAGTCATTTTAGTACccaatttgaacaaaattacgACAAATAACgaaatcttaattatttttttataaattaaaagcatTATTCATGGGAATTCAAACTTGTATGAATTTTACAGTAcgtcataacatttttgatgtatttaataatagtatctatTTCTAGGTACTTAGGtactataaatctattttcacTGTTTTACGGaatttacagaaaaatataatttaatttagagttATATGAATTGATAtagtaatatgttattatattaataaattactaataatataatattataaaagtaatattgtcggaaaaaatcataacaaccagctactataataatacaaataaaattaaattactttaatagctatataaaaaaaaaaaacatcactgGTTATATAGACTGACGTGATAGACCGTTTCCGCCAAGGCTAGATACTATATCTATAGCCACGGTTTTCGCTCcgaattgtttttcgtatacaatgataggtatatcatttaaatcatACTTAACAGACCTATAATTATGACACATTCGACACCTAATGTAATTCGTGATGTAAGAAATTTAAGaactataaaatgttactaaaattattattttcaatcatcaatcaaattttcaaaatacccATGTAAAATAGGCGGTTAAGCTATTCATACTATGAACGACTAGGTTCTATTGATAGGATATTTTACGATAATGATTTTaagcaaaaattaattcagcCTAGCGAATTGAGGAAttctaattaagtataaattatatgtacctatgtaatacattatatacaacatTCATTAGTTATTCATCTTTTCTTAGAAGTCAATGTTAATCCTCCGGTTCTTAATGGCTTGATTATTTGCTTAGCACTTCATAGACAATCGGACAGCTTGCTGTTGTTATCTTGCATGAAATCGacttgtgataataatataatatatttcataaaataatccatgaatattatcatttttctcAAGATTGGGTAAAATCATGGCATAAAATCTTGTTTATCACTTTTATGCTGCAGGGTAGTACCTATCATTTAAATTCCATTATATAAAGTCATAGTGCAGTATTACAGTCTGCAGGCTTTTGATACCGAagcgtttaatattttttgtttaatacgaatttatattacctaaatttatTGTGTCTTGTATACTTGTTtcgttgaaataaatttaaaattaatatttttgatatcattatcgtaaaaattatattcttattgagATTATTAATCCACCTTTATAACTATGgaagtgttaaaaaataatcaacctTTTGATTTACTACCAGATGAAATGTTAATACACACACTCATCTTGATCGATGCAAAAACACTTTTAGATTGCAGGCTTGTGTGTAAAAGATGGCAAGAACTTATTGACGCATTTGTATTTCAAGAAAAAGCTGCTCTAGAAAACAAGTTTGTGAATAATGGTCAAGGGTATAGCAGTTTTTCACAAATCGGTTCAAatgatattagaaaaatagaaTTACCTTGGTACGTGTTTTATGTAATAAGCAAATACGATCCATTCAAtagaaatttgattaaaaaccaCTGTGGCCAAGGTaagtagtaaataaattacaaatgaaaTTTGTACCTTTTTCTGAtaagaattcaaaataatttatactgtattataatgaattttatatttaatacagatCATTGGCTCCATTGGGAAAGTATTAATGCTGCTGGTGTTATGGCACCGTTTTTGAGTGATCTTGATCTTGATTATGATTTCTCGCAAGTTTCCCGTATACCACAGTcggaacaattattattgtctgatCCAGATTTTGATGGACAGTCAAGTTTTTTCAATGTAGATTTTCGACATCTACGATCAATATatcaagaaattatatttaaagattatgGCTTGAACGTTGCTCTAATGAAAACTCTTCaacctaaaattgtatttagttcATGGTAATGTTACTtgtatttaagatattttctttaaataaattaacaaaataaaatgctttGCAGGTCTAAAACAAGATAtcagtatatattgtataggttaCAGGCCACTATTTATAGTGAAACAAATAGTTCTAAAGTTGTAACTGCAGATTCCTTTAATGAAGAATCACCAACCGAATGGAAAagagtatgtatttttatatgtatttttactacaaattattttagcaaaactaccattaaatattatatttaggctTCAGATTCAATTGAAACAATGGGCCATGAAACATCCTTAAGACTAAATCATTCCGTGATTGAAATTTTGGAGCAGCCAGCCTTATACAACTTTCAAGTGACCTGTTCTGTTGTGAAAATATTgctaccaataaaatataaaaatgcttaTTTGCTTTAATCtagcttaaaaatgtttacccacctatctgttaaaatattaaaactaaaaatattgaaaaactaaaaaataaaatctttttgtgataattatcttattttctgtactaaatatattgataagtgttattaatttaaaattatattaaaatacttaattatatgaataattaaaatcaaagaaatcaatattttatataatacaatttaaaaacgttatacctatctaattttttattgttattacaattacattttcagttatttaaagaatatattgaattaaactattgttcattgatatttgtttacaattatatcatacttatatgcaataatatgataattgttgtataatgtatgcaatcaaaattaattcaacctaCTGTTttactaatagaaaaataaattactaatatattatcattagaaatatatactGTTAGTCTCCAAAATGTTATTCATAtgcatatacacatatattttttatatagatataaataactttatatcaatttttagaaACTGGAAAGAGTTCacacttaattaatttcaaataaattaaaaatattttagaacataaaaaaatatacatatttgaaatttaatttattcttttatttaaatttacttttagt
The DNA window shown above is from Aphis gossypii isolate Hap1 unplaced genomic scaffold, ASM2018417v2 Contig00201, whole genome shotgun sequence and carries:
- the LOC114126489 gene encoding pre-mRNA-processing factor 39-like isoform X21; amino-acid sequence: MSDQKESINLQEKSNTNLKIYKEDSRKIAVELNLEDKTRIDSKSKPDKGTLRNDKESDKIEIEQKLKEQAFSDKTLKQDDETGNKESVKIGDTEQKREEQDFSDKTSMQDDETGNKESVEIGDTEQKREEQDFSDKTSMQDNETDNKGSAIIGETEQKLNEQAFSDKTLKQDDETGNKESVKIGETEQKLNEQAFSDKTLKQDDETGNKKSVKIDGELIPEDKIFIDNKPRAEDGESIALKINIQESGESTPNLSLENKELVDNKESVERINKNLLEDKTCIYNKPDSENGLPPTTTVEKHVNEMLPYILIPLEETVSNRKRYQNQNETSNEYENSFFKKIKFEVTNDNQFQEMWKSLQQNSSNFDGWVNILHVVNCQNIVVNARMAYSKFLELYPLCYGYWKKYANFEKRNNNLPEFKKVLENGLNAIPRSVDLWIYYMSYLRLERSNEKEHIRYQFERSLKMCGFDYRSDQLWHDYISWEVEKNELSNAVNLYYRLLRVPTSNYLKNFFKFQEFIFKKLPEKYLGLPDFLERRSLIITELEQSNSRESLGEDSIPPGEDSTQIAEITEISIVSALRIQIIELWYSIHKETAKEFESRQIFEENIRRNHFHVKELESDQVKNWENYIKFERKEGNHERIIFLYERCLITCASKEGLWLNYLEYLSSENFSDTNLLVDVFKRSLFHHPKSLSLNLKYFDFSEKKGWIEKAIETITQIGFIYPNAKDVVIRMINLARRKQDGTLKTLFEHHLKCPHSKSFSSYIAVKYARFVWKHDCQLNLAFDIINDTIQNNSISVNDNLEIYLMYVELQMELNPKDHVLVIKTIDDIILECQINKQKLIFSKKKVEYIEDYIQDYEILRLAKIEYKNLKSLNSKKKRSIHLSISME
- the LOC114126489 gene encoding pre-mRNA-processing factor 39-like isoform X22 → MSDQKESINLQEKSNTNLKIYKEDSRKIAVELNLEDKTRIDSKSKPDKGTLRNDKESDKIEIEQKLKEQAFSDKTLKQDDETGNKESVKIGETEQKLNEQAFSDKTLKQDDETGNKESVKIGETEQKLNEQAFSDKTLKQDDETGNKESVKIGETEQKLNEQAFSDKTLKQDDETGNKESVKIGETEQKLNEQAFSDKTLKQDDETGNKKSVKIDGELIPEDKIFIDNKPRAEDGESIALKINIQESGESTPNLSLENKELVDNKESVERINKNLLEDKTCIYNKPDSENGLPPTTTVEKHVNEMLPYILIPLEETVSNRKRYQNQNETSNEYENSFFKKIKFEVTNDNQFQEMWKSLQQNSSNFDGWVNILHVVNCQNIVVNARMAYSKFLELYPLCYGYWKKYANFEKRNNNLPEFKKVLENGLNAIPRSVDLWIYYMSYLRLERSNEKEHIRYQFERSLKMCGFDYRSDQLWHDYISWEVEKNELSNAVNLYYRLLRVPTSNYLKNFFKFQEFIFKKLPEKYLGLPDFLERRSLIITELEQSNSRESLGEDSIPPGEDSTQIAEITEISIVSALRIQIIELWYSIHKETAKEFESRQIFEENIRRNHFHVKELESDQVKNWENYIKFERKEGNHERIIFLYERCLITCASKEGLWLNYLEYLSSENFSDTNLLVDVFKRSLFHHPKSLSLNLKYFDFSEKKGWIEKAIETITQIGFIYPNAKDVVIRMINLARRKQDGTLKTLFEHHLKCPHSKSFSSYIAVKYARFVWKHDCQLNLAFDIINDTIQNNSISVNDNLEIYLMYVELQMELNPKDHVLVIKTIDDIILECQINKQKLIFSKKKVEYIEDYIQDYEILRLAKIEYKNLKSLNSKKKRSIHLSISME
- the LOC114126489 gene encoding pre-mRNA-processing factor 39-like isoform X37 yields the protein MSDQKESINLQEKSNTNLKIYKEDSRKIAVELNLEDKTRIDSKSKPDKGTLRNDKESDKIEIEQKLKEQAFSDKTLKQDDETGNKESVKIGETEQKLNEQAFSDKTLKQDDETGNKKSVKIDGELIPEDKIFIDNKPRAEDGESIALKINIQESGESTPNLSLENKELVDNKESVERINKNLLEDKTCIYNKPDSENGLPPTTTVEKHVNEMLPYILIPLEETVSNRKRYQNQNETSNEYENSFFKKIKFEVTNDNQFQEMWKSLQQNSSNFDGWVNILHVVNCQNIVVNARMAYSKFLELYPLCYGYWKKYANFEKRNNNLPEFKKVLENGLNAIPRSVDLWIYYMSYLRLERSNEKEHIRYQFERSLKMCGFDYRSDQLWHDYISWEVEKNELSNAVNLYYRLLRVPTSNYLKNFFKFQEFIFKKLPEKYLGLPDFLERRSLIITELEQSNSRESLGEDSIPPGEDSTQIAEITEISIVSALRIQIIELWYSIHKETAKEFESRQIFEENIRRNHFHVKELESDQVKNWENYIKFERKEGNHERIIFLYERCLITCASKEGLWLNYLEYLSSENFSDTNLLVDVFKRSLFHHPKSLSLNLKYFDFSEKKGWIEKAIETITQIGFIYPNAKDVVIRMINLARRKQDGTLKTLFEHHLKCPHSKSFSSYIAVKYARFVWKHDCQLNLAFDIINDTIQNNSISVNDNLEIYLMYVELQMELNPKDHVLVIKTIDDIILECQINKQKLIFSKKKVEYIEDYIQDYEILRLAKIEYKNLKSLNSKKKRSIHLSISME